A window of Barnesiella propionica genomic DNA:
GAAAAATCTTCCCTCGAAATTTGGAAGAAAGCATTAGAAAACATAACTCCTCAAGTAGAGGTGAAATCCCGCCGTGTGGGTGGAGCTACCTTTCAGGTTCCTACCGAAATCCGCCCCGACCGTAAAGAATCTATTTCAATGAAAAATCTTATTAACTACTCTCGTAAAAGAGGTGGAAAAACGATGGCAGACAAATTGGCTGCTGAGATCGTTGACGCTTTTAACGAACAGGGTGGTGCATATAAACGTAAAGAGGATATGCATAAAATGGCAGAAGCTAACCGTGCATTTGCTCACTTTAGATTTTAATTGACAATAATAAGTAAGGGAAAAAAAGATGGCAAAATCTGACGCTCATTTAAAGTATACCAGGAATATTGGTATTATGGCACACATTGATGCCGGTAAAACAACTACCTCGGAACGTATTTTGTTTTATACCGGTCTTACTCACAAAATTGGTGAAGTACATGATGGTGCTGCTACAATGGACTGGATGGAACAGGAGCAGGAACGTGGTATAACGA
This region includes:
- the rpsG gene encoding 30S ribosomal protein S7 codes for the protein MRKAKPKKRIVLPDPVFSDVKVTKFVNHLMYDGKKSTAYTIFYTALETVKSKMPNEEKSSLEIWKKALENITPQVEVKSRRVGGATFQVPTEIRPDRKESISMKNLINYSRKRGGKTMADKLAAEIVDAFNEQGGAYKRKEDMHKMAEANRAFAHFRF